The proteins below come from a single Gloeocapsa sp. PCC 73106 genomic window:
- the aroC gene encoding chorismate synthase, with protein sequence MGNTFGHLFRITTFGESHGGGVGVIIDGCPPRVAISESEIQADLDRRRPGQSKITTPRQESDRCEILSGVFEGKTLGTPIAILVRNQDARSQDYQEMEQKYRPSHADATYEAKYGIRNWQGGGRASARETIGRVAAGAIAKKILREIGGVQIIAYVKRIKDLEAIVDQENVNLEQVESNIVRCPDSECALKMIELIDQTRQAQDSVGGVVECIARNVPRGLGEPVFDKLEADLAKAVMSLPATKGFEIGSGFAGTLLTGSEHNDPYYIDDQGETRTRSNRSGGIQGGISNGEPVIIKVAFKPTATIGKAQDTVTNTGVETVLAAKGRHDPCVLPRAVPMVEAMVALVLCDHLLRHQAQCKLF encoded by the coding sequence ATGGGCAATACCTTTGGGCATTTATTTCGGATTACCACCTTTGGAGAATCTCATGGAGGAGGTGTAGGGGTAATCATCGATGGATGTCCACCTCGTGTAGCGATAAGCGAGTCAGAAATTCAAGCAGACTTAGATCGCAGAAGACCAGGACAAAGCAAAATTACCACCCCACGCCAAGAAAGCGATCGCTGTGAAATACTATCGGGAGTCTTCGAAGGTAAAACCCTAGGAACGCCCATAGCCATCCTCGTACGCAATCAAGACGCACGTTCCCAAGACTATCAAGAGATGGAGCAGAAATACCGTCCCTCCCACGCAGACGCCACCTACGAAGCCAAATACGGGATACGTAACTGGCAAGGAGGAGGAAGAGCTTCAGCTAGAGAAACGATCGGCAGAGTAGCCGCAGGAGCGATCGCCAAGAAAATTCTCCGAGAAATAGGGGGAGTACAGATTATTGCTTACGTAAAACGCATCAAAGACCTAGAAGCAATAGTCGACCAGGAAAACGTCAATTTAGAACAAGTAGAAAGCAATATAGTCCGTTGTCCCGACTCAGAATGCGCCCTGAAAATGATCGAACTGATTGACCAGACACGTCAAGCCCAAGATTCTGTAGGTGGTGTAGTAGAATGTATTGCGCGCAACGTACCCAGAGGTTTGGGAGAGCCAGTTTTTGACAAGCTAGAAGCTGATTTAGCCAAAGCAGTGATGTCCTTACCCGCTACCAAAGGATTTGAAATCGGCTCGGGTTTTGCAGGAACCCTCTTAACTGGAAGCGAACACAACGACCCTTACTATATCGACGATCAAGGAGAAACTCGCACCCGCAGCAATCGCTCTGGCGGAATCCAAGGGGGTATTAGCAACGGAGAACCAGTTATCATCAAAGTCGCTTTTAAACCCACCGCCACCATTGGTAAAGCTCAAGATACGGTGACGAACACGGGGGTAGAAACAGTACTCGCCGCCAAGGGGCGACATGACCCCTGTGTGTTACCTAGAGCGGTTCCTATGGTAGAAGCGATGGTAGCCTTAGTGTTGTGCGATCATCTTTTGCGTCATCAGGCACAATGTAAATTATTTTAG
- a CDS encoding TIGR00266 family protein, translated as MADVIDYQIFGSDLQLVEIGLDPGEGVSAEIGTMTYMEQGIEMQTTAKGGLFGGFKRILTGESFFISNFVNQGRQKSRVGFAAPYPGRVVPIDLAQIGGTFLCEKGSFLCAAKGIDINVAFTKRLGAGFFGGEGFILQRLSGDGLAFIHAGGTLIPKQLQSGQELRVDTGCIVGFSSSVDYSIEFVGGFRNALFGSEGLFLAKLRGPGLVYLQSLPLSKLVERIQASLVFPRVSDA; from the coding sequence ATGGCAGATGTAATTGACTATCAAATTTTTGGCTCTGATTTACAGCTAGTAGAAATCGGATTAGATCCTGGAGAAGGGGTTAGCGCCGAAATCGGAACCATGACCTACATGGAACAAGGTATCGAGATGCAAACTACAGCCAAAGGGGGATTATTTGGCGGTTTTAAACGGATATTAACCGGGGAAAGCTTTTTTATCTCTAACTTTGTCAATCAAGGTAGACAGAAATCTCGTGTTGGTTTTGCCGCGCCCTATCCTGGTAGAGTTGTCCCCATTGATTTAGCTCAAATAGGAGGGACTTTTTTATGCGAGAAAGGTTCTTTTCTGTGTGCGGCTAAAGGGATAGATATTAACGTTGCTTTTACTAAACGCTTAGGTGCGGGTTTTTTTGGTGGTGAAGGTTTTATCCTGCAAAGATTGAGCGGAGATGGTTTAGCCTTTATTCACGCGGGGGGAACTTTAATCCCCAAACAACTCCAATCTGGACAAGAGTTGAGGGTTGACACGGGTTGTATCGTTGGCTTTTCTAGTTCCGTGGACTACAGTATCGAGTTTGTTGGCGGTTTCAGAAACGCTTTATTCGGTAGTGAGGGTTTATTTCTCGCCAAACTGAGAGGACCGGGTTTAGTTTATTTACAGAGTTTACCACTTTCTAAATTAGTAGAGCGGATTCAAGCCTCTTTGGTTTTTCCTAGAGTAAGTGATGCTTAA